Genomic segment of Agrobacterium larrymoorei:
GGCTTCAGCGGCTTCTGCTGCTGCCTTTTCGGCGGCCAGAGCCTGTGCTGCTGCAACCTTTTCAGCTTCGATGCGAGCCTTTTCCTCGGCAGCGGCCTGGCGCTCTGCATCGTTGAGCTTGCGAGCGCGAACGCCGGTGTCTTCAACGATACGTGCGGACTTACCGCGACGGTCGCGCAGGTAGTAGAGCTTCGCGCGGCGAACCTTACCACGGCGAACGATCTCAACGCCTTCAACCAGCGGAGAGTAAACCGGGAATACGCGCTCTACGCCTTCGCCGTAGGAGATCTTGCGAACGGTGAAGTTTTCGTTGAGACCGCCACCCGAACGGGCAATGACAACGCCTTCATAGGCCTGAACGCGGGTACGGTTACCTTCGGTAACGCGAACGTTGACGCGAACCGTGTCGCCCGGGGAAAATTCAGGAAGCTTGCGCTTGGCTTCGATCTTGGCGGCCTGTTCGGCTTCCAGCTGTGCGATAATATTGGTCATGTTAACCTCTGATTTCTTCTGAAACAGCCAGAGCGCTCAACGATCATTCCTTGGGTCAATGCCTTGGAATTATGCCTTGCGGCAGGAGCGGTTCACCGTTCTTTGCTTTCGGTCTATGGGGCAAACCCCAATTCCACGCGGGGGCATACAGCAAGAAGCCGCCTTTGTCATCCCTTTCGTGACAATAATTTGTCAGCCAGAGCATTTCCGCTTTTCTCCGAAACGCGAAAAAGCTCCAGCTCTTTGCTTGACGCATTGTCCGGACGCAAAACCGCTTCGCACTTTTGCTGGAAATGCTCTGGCACCCGATTGCCGGGAATCTTGGGACCGGATATGCAAATGGACAACTCGGGAGGGGTCATGTCCATCGCTATCATTCTGCTTCTCTTTACGAGCGGCTTCCTGTCCGGTGCCGTCAACGCGATTGCAGGCGGAGGCACCTTCCTCACCTTTGGCGCCATGACGGTTGCGGGTATCGCACCGATCTCGGCCAACGCAACCTCATCCATCGTCCAATTTCCGGGCTATGTCACATCCGTCATCGCTTATTGGCCGGAAATTCGAGCGCACTGGAAGGGCGCAATCCTCCTCTCGATATTATCGATCCTCGGCTCGACAGCGGGAGCGCTGCTACTGCTTTCGCTCGACAACCCCTCCTTCCGCCAGATGGTGCCGTGGCTCCTGCTGGCCGCAACAGCCCTCTTCGCTGCGGGACCATGGCTGCGCCCTCGCACAGCCGGAGAACACCCCACCAGCAATGCCGCAAGCCTCATCGGCCAGTTCTTCACCTCCATCTATGGCGGATTTTTTGGTGCGGGCATGGGCATCATGATGCTGGCTGTGCTGGGCCTCACCGCAGGCGGCACCTATCATCACCTCAACGCGCTGAAAAACCTGCTGGCCGTCGTCATCGCAGCAGTGGCCATTGTTGTCTTCGTCGGTGGTGGTGTGGTCGCATGGCATGCGGCACTGATCATGATTCCCGCATCAGCACTCGGTGGCTATAGCGGGGTTTATGTGGCCCGACGTGTTCCGCAATGGATCGTCCGCGCACTGGTGATCACGGTCGGCCTGCTACTGACGGGCTATTATTTCTTCACAGGCTGAAGGTCCGCCAGCAAATCCGGGCGGCGTTCTTTCGTGAGTGCCAGCGCCTGCTCGTGCCGCCATTTCTCTATCAGCTTATGATTGCCGGAAGTCAGAACGGCAGGAATCTCGCGCTCTTCCCAAATTTGCGGGCGGGTATAATGCGGATGCTCCAAGAGCCCGCCCTCGAAACTTTCATGCGCGCCCGAGAGATCGTTGCCCATCACGCCGGGAATGATGCGGACCACGGCATCGAGCAGCGTCAGAGCTGCAGGCTCTCCACCTGAGAGAATATAATCGCCGATGCAAACCTCTTCGAGACCGCGCGCATCGATCACCCGCTGGTCTACACCTTCGAAACGTCCACAGACGATGATCACGCCTTCGCCAGTTGCAAGTTCGCGCACGCGTTCCTGTGTCAGCGGTTTGCCGCGCGGGCTCATCAGCAGCCGGGGGCGCGTATCGCCCTCGGAAACAGCATCGATTGCCGCCGCCAGCACATCGGGCTTCAGCACCATACCAGCGCCGCCACCCGCAGGCGTATCGTCCACGCTGCGATGCTTGTCGGTGGCGAAGTCGCGGATTTGCACCGGCTCCATGCTCCACTGGCCGCGCTCCAGCGCTTTGCCTGCGAGGGAATAGGACAAATGGCCCGGAAACATTTCCGGGTAGAGCGTCAGCACGGTTGCCTTGAAGCTCATCGGCTTATTTCTTGCTCTTGCCGAAGATCGGATGATCGGGATCATCCTTGCCATCTTCCGGGTTATCGATCAGCCCAGCAGCAAAGGGGTCGATCAAAATCTTGCCGCCTTCCAGATCGATTTCCAGCACGGCTGCCTCGGTGAAAGGTATAAGCGCCGGGCGACGGCCCGCACCCTTCAGTTCCAGCAGATCACCTGCGCCGAAATCATAGACGGCACTGACGGCGCCATAGCTCTTGCCATCGGCATCGACCACGTCGAGACCTTCGAGATCGGTGTAAAAGAACTCATCCTCGTCCAGATCGTCATCGGGCAGATTATCGCGATCGATGAAAAGTTCGAGACCATTCAGTGCCTCGGCAGCGTTGCGGTCGTTGACGCCGCGGAAACGCACGATGACGACGGTCTTTGCTTCGCGGATTTCCAGAATTTCAAACACGCGGCCATCGGCAGCGACCAGATTGCCGTAATCGCCGAGCGCCGTCGGATCGTCCGTATAGGAACTGACCCGCACTTCGCCGCGCAAACCTTGCGCTGCGCCAATCTTGGCCATGAGAATCGGGTTTTCCAGCTTTGCCATCGGACCGTCCGTTATTGCGTGTTCCGCTTTTGCTTTTAAGCCCAACCAAGCGGAATTAAAACATGAAAACGGGTGGCGCGGAAACCGCACCACCCGTCTTTGAATTCAGACTGTCGATTACTCGGCAGCGGATGCTTCAGCGGCAGCAGCAGCGGCGTCTTCAGCCTTCTGCTTCTTCTCGGCAACGCGCTCGAGAGCCTTCTTGCCTGGCTTTGCCTTTTCAGGGTTGTTGCGTGCGTCGCGCGTGGTGATGCCAGCTTCTGCGAGGAAGCGCAGAACGCGGTCGGTCGGCTGTGCGCCCTTTGCAAGCCATTCCTTTACCAGGTCGGCATTGATCTGGATGCGGTCGGCGTTGTCCTTGGCCAGCATCGGGTTCCAGGAACCGACCTTCTCGAGGAAACGGCCGTCGCGTGGCGAACGGGCGTCAGCAACAACGATCTGGTAGTACGGGCGCTTCTTGGAACCACCGCGTGCGAGACGAATTTTCAGTGCCATGTTGAGTTCTCCTTATAATGGCTTGCCCGCCGGTCAGGCGGTCTTGTCGAGGCCGCTGTGTTCAGCGGCGATTGCTTCATGATGCCGGATGACTTCCTTGATGATGAAGTTCAGGAACTTCTCGGCGAAATCCGGATCCAGATCGGCGTCCTTGGCCAGACGGCGAAGGCGTTCGATCTGGTATTCTTCGCGCGCCGGGTCCGCCGGCGGCAATTCGTAAGTGGCTTTGAGAACGCCGACAGCCTTTGTGCGCTGAAACCGTTCCGCCAGCATGTGCACCAGTGCGGCATCGATATTATCGATGGACTGGCGGTATTCAGAGAGTTTTGCTTTCACTTCGGTATTAGTCATGATCGCTCACTTCTTCTTGCCAAAACCGGGAAGGCCCGGAAGCCCGCCGAGACCGGGCAGCTTGCCTCCACCTAGGCCGGGAAGCCCACCGGGCAATCCACCGAGACCCGGAGGCATGGCGCCCGGTTTGCCGAGGCCCGCAGCCTCTGCCTGTTTCTGAAGCGCTTCCAGCTGCTTGGGGTCCATATTGGCGAGATCGGGCATCCCGCCCATTCCACCGCCAAGACCCATCTTGCCAGCAAGGCCACCCATCATCTGCTTCATGATGCCGCCCTTGCCCTTGCCGCCCATGGCTTTCATCATGTCGGCCATGCCGCGATGCATCTTGAGCAACTTGTTGATTTCGGCAGCATCGGTTCCGGAGCCGGCAGCGATGCGCTTCTTGCGGCTATGTTTCAGAATATCCGGGTTGGCGCGCTCGGCCTTGGTCATCGAGGAAATGATGGCGATCTGGCGGTCGAACATCTTGTCGTTCATGCCGGATGCGGCCATCTTGTCCTTCATACCAGCCATGCCGGGCATCAGGCCCATAATGCCGCCCATGCCGCCCATCTTCTTCATCTGGCCAAGCTGCTCTGCCAGATCGTTGAGGTCGAATTTGCCCTTGGCCATCTTCTCGGCCATGGCGCGGGCTTTTTCGGCATCGATATTTTCTGCCGCTTTTTCGACCAGCGAAACGATGTCGCCCATGCCAAGAATACGGTCTGCGATACGGCGTGGATGAAACTCATCCAGCTCGTTCATGCGCTCGCCGGTACCGATCAGCTTGATCGGCTTGCCGGTGACGGCACGCATGGAAAGGGCTGCACCGCCACGGCCGTCGCCGTCCATACGGGTCAGCACGAGGCCGGTAATGCCGACGCGCTCATCGAAGTTGCGCGCCAGATTGACGGCGTCTTGACCGGTCAGCGAATCCGCGACCAGCAGGATTTCATGCGGCTTGGAATTCTTCTTGATGTCGGCCATTTCCAACATCAACGGCTCGTCGATGTGGGTACGACCGGCGGTATCGAGGATCACGACATCGTGGCCGCCGAGCTTTGCCGCCTGCACGGCGCGCGAGGCGATATCGGTCGGCGACTGGCCCGCGATAACCGGCAGCGTATCGATACCGGTCTGCACGCCGAGCTGACGCAGCTGTTCCTGCGCTGCCGGACGCCGCGTATCGAGAGATGCCATCAGCACCTTCTTCTTTTCGCGGTCCGTCAGGCGCTTGGCGATCTTGCCGGTGGTCGTGGTCTTACCCGAACCCTGAAGACCAACCATCATGATGACGACGGGCGCAGGGGCGTGAAGATCGATGGACACGCCTTCGGAACCCAGCATCTCGACAAGTTCGTCATGAACGATCTTGACGACCATCTGGCCGGGCTTGATGGATTTGAGAACCGAGGCACCGACGGCCTTCTCGCGCACCTTGTCGGTGAAGGAGCGAACGACTTCCAGCGCCACGTCCGCTTCCAGAAGCGCACGGCGAACCTCACGCAGCGCTGCGGAAACATCGGCTTCCGAAAGCGAGCCACGGCCGGTCAGTCCATTCAGAATGGAGCCAAGGCGGTCCTGGAGGTTTTCAAACATCGTTTCATCCTTCTTCGTTTCGGGTTACCCGAAACGTCGGTGCTTTTGCTATCAAAAACAAGACGCCCAAGAGCGAGCATAGCCAAAAACCACCCGAGGGCGCATCGCGCTGTCGGGTGTTGACCTCCGGGATCTCTTTATACCTTTGCGGGTCCCGGTCGGCGGCTTGGAGTCTTGAAACTGCCAGCTGATCGGGCGGGATAAACATGAAATGCGCGGGGAAGTCAAGGCAAGTCGGGCCTTTTCGCTGAAACGCCTTCAAATTGACGTCTTCGTGAAAGCTTCATCTTCCCCTATTCGAACGCTTGTAGACAGCCCGTCACCCTCCTATAGCTTATCCATGAACCGCCGAAACTTCTTTCGCCTCTCCGCCATTGGCGGCCTGCTTTTAGCCAGCGGCGGCATTTTTGCCAGCCGCTCCTATGCCAGCGCCTATTATAACGGTCCTATTTCCGACCATTTCGACGGCGTGCGCTTCTTCAACCCCGATGGGGAGCAGCCGAACGGCTTTGGCGATCTTTTAAAATGGCGTTTCAACGGCCAGCGGGCGCAATGGCCGGAAAATTATCCGAGCCCTTTTCCCACAGCCAAGCCGGACCAGCGCGTTGAGGGAAAAGACCTCCGCGTGACGTTCGTCGGCCACGCATCCTTCCTGATCCAGACGGCGGGCCTGAACATTCTGGTCGATCCGGTGTGGTCGGAACGGACCAGCCCCTTCAGCTTTGCGGGACCGAAGCGCGTCAATCCGCCGGGCATCCGTTTCGAAGACCTGCCACCGATCGATCTCGTTCTGGTGACGCATAATCATTACGACCACCTCGATCTCGACACGCTGCACCGGCTGCATGTCGATCACAAACCGTATTTCGTCACACCGCTTGGCAATGACGCGATCATCCGTACCAGGGTGCAGGCCGCAAAAATCTCAGTCGGTGATTGGGGCGATGCACTTGCCGTCAGTCCCGATGTCAAAATCCATTTCGAGCCCTGCCATCACTGGTCCGCGCGTGGTTTGAACGACCGGCGGATGGCGCTATGGGCTGCCTTCGTCATCGAAACGCCGGGCGGCAAGATTTACCACATCGGCGATACGGGCTTTCACAGCGGCATGAATTACCACGCCGCGGCAAAGAAGCATGGCGGCTTCCGCCTCGCCAACCTGCCCTTCGGCGCTTACGAGCCACGCTGGTTCATGAAAGGGCAGCACCAGAACCCGGCGGAAGCGGTAGAAGGCATGAACATTTGCGGCGCCCAATATGCGTGCGGTCATCACTGGGGCACGGTGCAGCTGACGGATGAGTCTATCGACGCACCCATCATCGCGCTCAAGGCGGCACTTGGCGATCAGGGCGTCTCGTCCGAGCGCTTCCGCGCAATGCGACCGGGCGAAGTCTTCGACGTGCCCTCGGTTCAGGCGATTTAGGGTGCTTTATTCCGCAATGATCTTCACTCGTTGCCCCGGCTGAACCGCAGCCGTGGTGCTGAGCGCGTTGAGAACGCGAAACAGTTCAAGTTTCCGGTCCGTACCCATCATGCGCGCGGCGAGAGACGCAACAGTTTCGCCGGGCTTTACGGTTATTACCCGCACGCGAAGCGGCTTCAGCGCGGCTATTTCCGATGGCGTCATCTTGCGGAAGCTGGAACGCAGAACGTTCGCCACCGTATCCAGCTGTGGGCTACCCTTTGGCACCGCCGTCAGGAAGCGGAAAATCTGGTCACCGACGCGAATGACGGTGACATCGAAATCCCATTTGTCCGCGCTGGCGCGGGCCGTGGCGGCGGGCAGTCCATTCACCTGAATTTCGCGAACCGTTTCCGGCAGCAAACCGGCAACCCAGCCGCTGGTCAAGTAATTCGGCAGGCTCGTCTGCTTGGGGTCGGCCACACCGTCGAATCGAATGGCCATATCGCCCGGCCCCGTCGCCAGAACGGCTTCGACCTTATTGTCGATCTGGAAACCGTCCGGTACATCGAAGCGAATGCCGAGATTGCCGTGCAGGAACGTGTTGCCGCGGACATAACCTTCCTGCGGGCTATCGCCATAAAGCAAACCATCGATACCATTCAGGAACCAGTCGCGACCCTTGTCACCCACCTCGCCTTCCTGCCCGAAGGCGCGGGCATGGCGCTTGGCAAGCTCAATACGCTGCGGCGTGTTCGGGTGGCTCGAAAGAAAGTCGAGGCTCTGGTCGCTATCCGGATCGGCGGAGGTGAAGCGCGCATAGGCCGCCATGGAATCGAGGAAGCGGGGAGAGGCGTAGGGGTCATAGCCCGCCTCGCCCAGCATCCGAACGCCGATGACATCCGCCTGCAATTCCTGCTGGCGCGAGAAGGCGGCAAGACGCAGCTTGCCGCGCGCAAGCGCCTGCTTGCCAGCAAGATCACTGGACAGAACTTCCGCCACCACACGGCTCGCGATGACTTCGGCCTCTTCGCGGCGCTGACGCTCGATGCCGTGGTTGGCCGTTACGTGACCCATTTCATGCGAAAGAACGGCTGCGACTTCCGACGCATCATTGGCAAGCGCCAGAAGACCGCGCGTCACATAGAGGTAGCCGCCCGGAAGGGCGAAGGCGTTGATCGCCGGAGAATTCAAGATGGTGATGCGATAGGACTGCTGCGGGTTTTCAGAAACCGCCGTCAGCGCACCTGCAATTCTGGCAACGAGACGTTCGGTCTTGTCGTCATGATATTCGCCGCCATAGCTCGCCACGATGCGCGGATGCTCACGCGCGCCCATCTGCGCGCGCGGATCGTTCTTCTGCACCTCTTCCACGGTTTGCGGATTGTCGGACGGTTTCAGCGAAGACTGGTAGGCGGGGCTGAACAGCGACTGGCAGGACGTAAGCATAAGCGATGCTGCGGTCAGGGCGATAATGCCCCGGCCCGACCTGACCCTGTTTACAATTGTCTGACCGGAGGTGCGGCCCTCTAAGGCCTTCACACGCGTCATCATTCTGCCAGTCTGCTCCTAACGTTCCTGATCATCCGTTATAAGCAGACCAGAATACCAGATTTACCCCGATGGGCACACAAATGCTCGAACTGCGAAAACGATCCATAGCGTGGAAATATTCTGACGAAAGATGGTGTCGGCATATTTCTCAAATAGTTGGTTCAGATTCGCAAGTGCAAAATATGCGGACCATCAGTGTGTATTTGCAGGGTTGACACCGCGCCGCGTCCAAATTGTGGCACTGCGGCAGGCTAAAGATCAAGAAAAGTACCGATTTCGTGAATATCCGTCGCAGCGAAGAAAGACTGCGTGTCTCCCTGAAAAACGATTCTGCCGGAGCCAAGAAAAACCACCTCATCGGCAAGACGACGTATGTCATCCGGGTGATGAGTGACGAGTAGAACCGTATTGTTACTTTCCAGATGCAACTCTTTCAAAAGCGCCGCCATGCCCGCCCGCAGACCCGGATCGAGCGCTGCGAAAGGCTCGTCCAGCAGCATGATGGATCGCTTGCGCACGAGCGCGCGGGCAAGCGCGGCGCGCTGACGCTCACCGCCCGACATGCTGGAAGGCAGCCTTTTCTCGAAACCGGCAAGCCCCACCCGTTCCAAAGCGGTCCTGATGGATTCACGTTGCGCCTGCGAAAGCCGAAGCGATGGATCGATGCCAAGCCCGACATTGGTGAAGACATCCAGATGCGCGAAGAGATTATTGTCCTGAAAGATCAGCGAAACCGGACGCTCGGCAGGATCGTGATTGCTCACATCCTCTTGCCCGATCAGAACGCGCCCGGAATCCGGCTTTTCGAAACCGGCAACGAGATTGAGCAGTGTCGACTTGCCTGAACCGGATGGCCCAACGACCGCCGTTACCTTGCCGCTTTCGAACAGGCAATCGAAGGAAAAATCCTGTTCGCCCAGCGTCAGCGCTACCTTGTCCAGACGGACGCCCGATGCCTGCTCACTCATGCCGCCGCCTTTGCTGGATTGGATTGTCGCGAGACACCGCCCGCCGCCAGACACAGGCAGATGACACCCAGAATGAAGGCATAGCCCGCCGCATCATTGGTTCTGTAACTGCCCATATTGCTGTAGACCAGCCAAGGCAACGTCACGAAACTCTCAGAGCCGAAAAGTGCAACGGCACCGAGATCACCCAGTGAAAGCGCCATCGCGAAGGAAAAGGCCATGGCGAACGGACGCCAGAGCACTGGCCAGTCGATAAGGCGGAAACGCGACAGACCACTCATGCCGAGACTTGCCGATAGCTTCCCCGTTCGAGCCTGATGCGTGATGAAGGCTGGCTCTAGCACCCGCATGACAAAGGGCAAGGCCATCAGCATATTGATGAGTGCCACCAGCGCCGGAGCATAAACCGCGACATCGCCAAGCGGACGCAGGAGCAGAAACCAGCCGCTGCCAAGAACGACGGGCGGCAGGAGGAGAACGAGTGATGCGCCTGCGCCGAAAGAGGCGGACAGGAATCTGGCGGATACACCCGCTTTCCTGTTTTCGGTGATTACCTGACGCGCCCGGCTGAGAGCGACCGAAATCAACGTTGCCAGCAACGCCGAGACGACCGCAATCGACAGGCTGGTCAAAGCCGCACGAAGAAAAATCTGCGTGCCGAGAAGCCGCGTTAAATCTGCTGTTACGCCTGAGGCCGCTACCGCGACCAAAGGCAAGCCAACCCAAAGGATCAAGAGCAGAATTGCCGTTGCATCCCACAGGCGCGTTAGAATGCGGCCACCATCGAACCGTCTTGCGTTACGCCCATACGTTTGCCCTTCGGCATCCGCTACAGGCAAAAGCGAGAGAAGCACGAGCAGAAGGCCCGTCATGACGATTTGCATCAATGACAGGGCGATGGCGCGCGGCGGATCGAAATCGAACCGAAGCGCCTGATAGATCGCAACCTCGATAGTCGTCGCTGCTGGCCC
This window contains:
- the rplS gene encoding 50S ribosomal protein L19 codes for the protein MTNIIAQLEAEQAAKIEAKRKLPEFSPGDTVRVNVRVTEGNRTRVQAYEGVVIARSGGGLNENFTVRKISYGEGVERVFPVYSPLVEGVEIVRRGKVRRAKLYYLRDRRGKSARIVEDTGVRARKLNDAERQAAAEEKARIEAEKVAAAQALAAEKAAAEAAEAKAAEEAAAAKAAEGAAE
- a CDS encoding sulfite exporter TauE/SafE family protein; the protein is MSIAIILLLFTSGFLSGAVNAIAGGGTFLTFGAMTVAGIAPISANATSSIVQFPGYVTSVIAYWPEIRAHWKGAILLSILSILGSTAGALLLLSLDNPSFRQMVPWLLLAATALFAAGPWLRPRTAGEHPTSNAASLIGQFFTSIYGGFFGAGMGIMMLAVLGLTAGGTYHHLNALKNLLAVVIAAVAIVVFVGGGVVAWHAALIMIPASALGGYSGVYVARRVPQWIVRALVITVGLLLTGYYFFTG
- the trmD gene encoding tRNA (guanosine(37)-N1)-methyltransferase TrmD, which encodes MSFKATVLTLYPEMFPGHLSYSLAGKALERGQWSMEPVQIRDFATDKHRSVDDTPAGGGAGMVLKPDVLAAAIDAVSEGDTRPRLLMSPRGKPLTQERVRELATGEGVIIVCGRFEGVDQRVIDARGLEEVCIGDYILSGGEPAALTLLDAVVRIIPGVMGNDLSGAHESFEGGLLEHPHYTRPQIWEEREIPAVLTSGNHKLIEKWRHEQALALTKERRPDLLADLQPVKK
- the rimM gene encoding ribosome maturation factor RimM (Essential for efficient processing of 16S rRNA), with the protein product MAKLENPILMAKIGAAQGLRGEVRVSSYTDDPTALGDYGNLVAADGRVFEILEIREAKTVVIVRFRGVNDRNAAEALNGLELFIDRDNLPDDDLDEDEFFYTDLEGLDVVDADGKSYGAVSAVYDFGAGDLLELKGAGRRPALIPFTEAAVLEIDLEGGKILIDPFAAGLIDNPEDGKDDPDHPIFGKSKK
- the rpsP gene encoding 30S ribosomal protein S16; the protein is MALKIRLARGGSKKRPYYQIVVADARSPRDGRFLEKVGSWNPMLAKDNADRIQINADLVKEWLAKGAQPTDRVLRFLAEAGITTRDARNNPEKAKPGKKALERVAEKKQKAEDAAAAAAEASAAE
- a CDS encoding chorismate mutase — translated: MTNTEVKAKLSEYRQSIDNIDAALVHMLAERFQRTKAVGVLKATYELPPADPAREEYQIERLRRLAKDADLDPDFAEKFLNFIIKEVIRHHEAIAAEHSGLDKTA
- the ffh gene encoding signal recognition particle protein — its product is MFENLQDRLGSILNGLTGRGSLSEADVSAALREVRRALLEADVALEVVRSFTDKVREKAVGASVLKSIKPGQMVVKIVHDELVEMLGSEGVSIDLHAPAPVVIMMVGLQGSGKTTTTGKIAKRLTDREKKKVLMASLDTRRPAAQEQLRQLGVQTGIDTLPVIAGQSPTDIASRAVQAAKLGGHDVVILDTAGRTHIDEPLMLEMADIKKNSKPHEILLVADSLTGQDAVNLARNFDERVGITGLVLTRMDGDGRGGAALSMRAVTGKPIKLIGTGERMNELDEFHPRRIADRILGMGDIVSLVEKAAENIDAEKARAMAEKMAKGKFDLNDLAEQLGQMKKMGGMGGIMGLMPGMAGMKDKMAASGMNDKMFDRQIAIISSMTKAERANPDILKHSRKKRIAAGSGTDAAEINKLLKMHRGMADMMKAMGGKGKGGIMKQMMGGLAGKMGLGGGMGGMPDLANMDPKQLEALQKQAEAAGLGKPGAMPPGLGGLPGGLPGLGGGKLPGLGGLPGLPGFGKKK
- a CDS encoding MBL fold metallo-hydrolase, encoding MNRRNFFRLSAIGGLLLASGGIFASRSYASAYYNGPISDHFDGVRFFNPDGEQPNGFGDLLKWRFNGQRAQWPENYPSPFPTAKPDQRVEGKDLRVTFVGHASFLIQTAGLNILVDPVWSERTSPFSFAGPKRVNPPGIRFEDLPPIDLVLVTHNHYDHLDLDTLHRLHVDHKPYFVTPLGNDAIIRTRVQAAKISVGDWGDALAVSPDVKIHFEPCHHWSARGLNDRRMALWAAFVIETPGGKIYHIGDTGFHSGMNYHAAAKKHGGFRLANLPFGAYEPRWFMKGQHQNPAEAVEGMNICGAQYACGHHWGTVQLTDESIDAPIIALKAALGDQGVSSERFRAMRPGEVFDVPSVQAI
- a CDS encoding M48 family metalloprotease — translated: MLTSCQSLFSPAYQSSLKPSDNPQTVEEVQKNDPRAQMGAREHPRIVASYGGEYHDDKTERLVARIAGALTAVSENPQQSYRITILNSPAINAFALPGGYLYVTRGLLALANDASEVAAVLSHEMGHVTANHGIERQRREEAEVIASRVVAEVLSSDLAGKQALARGKLRLAAFSRQQELQADVIGVRMLGEAGYDPYASPRFLDSMAAYARFTSADPDSDQSLDFLSSHPNTPQRIELAKRHARAFGQEGEVGDKGRDWFLNGIDGLLYGDSPQEGYVRGNTFLHGNLGIRFDVPDGFQIDNKVEAVLATGPGDMAIRFDGVADPKQTSLPNYLTSGWVAGLLPETVREIQVNGLPAATARASADKWDFDVTVIRVGDQIFRFLTAVPKGSPQLDTVANVLRSSFRKMTPSEIAALKPLRVRVITVKPGETVASLAARMMGTDRKLELFRVLNALSTTAAVQPGQRVKIIAE
- a CDS encoding ATP-binding cassette domain-containing protein, translated to MSEQASGVRLDKVALTLGEQDFSFDCLFESGKVTAVVGPSGSGKSTLLNLVAGFEKPDSGRVLIGQEDVSNHDPAERPVSLIFQDNNLFAHLDVFTNVGLGIDPSLRLSQAQRESIRTALERVGLAGFEKRLPSSMSGGERQRAALARALVRKRSIMLLDEPFAALDPGLRAGMAALLKELHLESNNTVLLVTHHPDDIRRLADEVVFLGSGRIVFQGDTQSFFAATDIHEIGTFLDL
- the thiP gene encoding thiamine/thiamine pyrophosphate ABC transporter permease ThiP → MIARSDRRRFLIGGTAAFITVLLFIGLAVAALLAFDTGAASEALFDTYTLRILRFTLWQATLSTVLSVVLGLPVALALARQADFPGRIWIIRLMAVPMGLPVIVGALGLISIWGRQGLLNTALLAAGAEQPFSIYGLSGILIAHVFFNLPLAVRFFLAGLERIPGEYWRMSASLGMGSWSVFRFIEWPVVQRLVPGVAGLIFMLCATSFTLVLLLGGGPAATTIEVAIYQALRFDFDPPRAIALSLMQIVMTGLLLVLLSLLPVADAEGQTYGRNARRFDGGRILTRLWDATAILLLILWVGLPLVAVAASGVTADLTRLLGTQIFLRAALTSLSIAVVSALLATLISVALSRARQVITENRKAGVSARFLSASFGAGASLVLLLPPVVLGSGWFLLLRPLGDVAVYAPALVALINMLMALPFVMRVLEPAFITHQARTGKLSASLGMSGLSRFRLIDWPVLWRPFAMAFSFAMALSLGDLGAVALFGSESFVTLPWLVYSNMGSYRTNDAAGYAFILGVICLCLAAGGVSRQSNPAKAAA